Proteins from a genomic interval of Mesobacillus sp. S13:
- a CDS encoding 3-methyl-2-oxobutanoate dehydrogenase subunit VorB, with amino-acid sequence MGKVLMKGNEVIAEAAVHAGCKYFFGYPITPQSELVAYMARRLPEVGGLFLQAESEVAAINMVYGAAGTGVRVMTSSSSPGFSLKQEGISYLVGAELPALIVNVVRGGPGLGNIQPAQSDYFQVTKGGGHGDYHTPVLAPSTLQEIIDLTEAAFDIADRYRTPVILLGDGMLGQMMEPVEFKEWKEREPEQKEWATTGIRGDGKPRIISSLELNADALEKRNELLQKKFALIKQNEARYETFEIDDAEYIVTAYGTAARIALNAINKARKDGLKIGMIRPITLWPFPEQPFIETRDRVKGYLSVEMSAGQMVEDVRLAVEGRTQVSFFGRTGGVVPTQEEIFDQIVKLAGGVEV; translated from the coding sequence ATGGGGAAAGTACTTATGAAGGGGAACGAGGTTATCGCGGAAGCTGCTGTCCATGCGGGTTGCAAGTATTTTTTCGGTTATCCGATCACACCGCAGAGTGAACTTGTTGCCTATATGGCCAGAAGGCTGCCAGAGGTTGGCGGGTTATTTTTACAGGCGGAAAGTGAAGTAGCAGCAATCAATATGGTATATGGAGCGGCCGGAACTGGTGTCCGCGTGATGACATCATCATCGAGCCCGGGTTTCAGCTTGAAGCAGGAAGGGATTTCATACCTGGTCGGTGCAGAACTGCCGGCCCTGATTGTGAATGTTGTCCGTGGGGGTCCTGGACTTGGCAATATCCAGCCTGCGCAATCGGACTATTTCCAGGTGACAAAAGGAGGTGGCCATGGTGATTACCATACACCTGTCCTTGCTCCATCAACGCTTCAGGAAATCATTGACCTGACAGAAGCAGCATTTGATATTGCCGACCGCTACCGTACGCCTGTCATCCTGCTTGGGGATGGCATGCTCGGACAGATGATGGAGCCGGTTGAATTCAAAGAATGGAAGGAAAGAGAGCCGGAACAGAAGGAATGGGCAACGACCGGTATCCGCGGCGATGGAAAACCTAGAATAATCTCCTCCCTTGAATTGAATGCCGATGCGCTTGAAAAGCGGAATGAACTTTTACAGAAAAAGTTTGCCTTGATCAAGCAAAATGAAGCAAGATACGAAACGTTTGAAATCGATGATGCCGAGTATATCGTAACTGCTTACGGAACAGCTGCAAGGATTGCCTTGAATGCGATCAATAAAGCGAGAAAAGATGGACTGAAAATCGGGATGATCCGGCCGATTACGCTGTGGCCATTCCCTGAGCAGCCGTTCATTGAAACACGTGACAGGGTGAAAGGTTATCTTTCAGTCGAGATGAGTGCTGGCCAGATGGTTGAGGATGTCAGGCTTGCCGTTGAGGGCCGGACCCAAGTTTCATTCTTTGGGCGCACTGGCGGGGTTGTTCCTACTCAGGAAGAAATATTTGACCAAATCGTCAAGCTGGCTGGGGGTGTCGAGGTATGA